A DNA window from Thiothrix subterranea contains the following coding sequences:
- a CDS encoding ProQ/FINO family protein has translation MTDEKPRKTLSITRKPASSTVQAENDGNAPTGIKRTGKRIITREQLPDVQKPGIPKKPPKKPNKPTQGKRPRQPPKPKKTPPSELRARELNDSLNGFAVWLQRQPLALGIEKQVFRYIADHHLSASKRVVQRLLYAHTHRRDYLQAVAAGGMRYGLDGQEAEAITAAERDYAVRVLAL, from the coding sequence ATGACCGATGAAAAGCCGCGTAAAACGCTGTCTATCACGCGCAAACCTGCCAGCTCTACGGTACAGGCAGAAAATGACGGCAACGCGCCTACGGGCATCAAGCGCACCGGAAAGCGCATCATTACCCGTGAGCAATTGCCGGATGTGCAGAAACCCGGCATACCCAAGAAACCGCCTAAAAAGCCCAACAAGCCAACGCAGGGCAAACGCCCACGGCAACCGCCAAAACCCAAGAAAACGCCGCCTAGCGAATTACGGGCGCGTGAATTGAATGATTCGCTGAATGGGTTTGCGGTGTGGCTTCAGCGTCAACCGTTGGCGTTGGGGATCGAAAAGCAGGTATTCCGCTACATTGCCGACCATCACTTGAGTGCATCCAAACGGGTGGTGCAACGCTTGCTGTATGCCCATACGCACCGACGTGACTATTTGCAAGCGGTGGCAGCAGGCGGGATGCGTTACGGGCTGGATGGGCAGGAAGCCGAAGCGATTACGGCGGCAGAACGTGATTATGCCGTTAGGGTATTGGCATTGTAA
- a CDS encoding type I restriction enzyme HsdR N-terminal domain-containing protein has product MDLIKQGIEKGLISFDDDKKYITYQHQNKRRNYEKPEEKVQVETYCALILEYGYPKHRVQCFVTVPMGVDRKEADIVVYNDDACQEPHILVECKKEDISEPEFKEAINQAYSYAFAMARDIKWVWVTSKIKNTFFQVDKNKQSREIETDIPAYGVDRIAPYKFVKGADTQVRKQGQQKFSELQVVKEDELTRRFKQAHNALWGGGQLNPHTRQLKPLSP; this is encoded by the coding sequence ATGGATTTGATCAAGCAAGGCATTGAAAAAGGCTTAATCAGCTTTGATGATGACAAAAAGTACATCACCTACCAGCATCAGAACAAACGCCGCAACTATGAAAAACCAGAAGAGAAGGTACAGGTGGAAACCTATTGCGCCTTGATTTTGGAGTATGGTTATCCCAAGCATCGAGTGCAGTGTTTTGTAACCGTGCCGATGGGGGTTGACCGAAAAGAGGCTGATATTGTTGTTTACAACGATGATGCTTGCCAAGAGCCGCATATTTTGGTTGAGTGTAAGAAAGAAGATATTAGCGAGCCTGAGTTTAAAGAGGCAATCAATCAAGCCTACTCCTATGCTTTTGCGATGGCGCGAGATATTAAATGGGTATGGGTTACATCCAAGATCAAAAACACCTTTTTTCAGGTTGATAAAAATAAGCAAAGCCGTGAAATTGAAACCGATATTCCCGCCTATGGTGTAGACAGAATTGCACCTTATAAATTTGTCAAAGGTGCGGATACTCAAGTACGTAAGCAAGGACAACAAAAATTCTCAGAGTTACAAGTAGTTAAAGAGGATGAGCTTACTCGCCGTTTCAAACAGGCACATA
- a CDS encoding AAA family ATPase has product MIQQISINGFKSIPDMTLELGRVNCFIGANGVGKSNILEAIGVLGAAANGIVDDEALLRRGVRPGLPRLYKASFEDQRTPVHIGLSASTAQGAEYRISILNPLENPKPAWAFKTEYLFDGVVPILSDGVRNKKNLNPMAGLAALKLVELDEDNPAFTLMQSLKNYSIYCPNTPTLRGMVSDQQSREPLGLSGGRLAEAFFQFRKQADDVDFDSVLALIDWVADIDTSPMVGELLSPSVARSKQVLKFTDRFMKQNRNTLTAYDASEGALYILFCAILCLSPHAPRLFAIDNLDQALNPRLVTRLVSHLAGWLAKTDAERQLLFTAHNPAVLDGLDLQDDAVRLFAVDRNSDGHTRVTRIQLTDQLATLNAEYPLSRLWLMGHLGAVPNV; this is encoded by the coding sequence ATGATTCAGCAAATTAGCATCAACGGTTTTAAATCCATCCCTGATATGACGCTAGAGTTAGGTCGGGTGAATTGCTTTATTGGTGCTAACGGGGTGGGCAAGAGCAATATTCTGGAAGCTATTGGGGTGTTGGGTGCTGCTGCTAATGGCATTGTGGATGATGAAGCATTGTTGCGGCGTGGTGTGCGTCCCGGTCTTCCACGCCTCTACAAAGCATCCTTTGAGGATCAGCGCACGCCTGTTCATATCGGTCTTAGTGCAAGCACAGCGCAAGGGGCGGAATACCGGATTTCCATTTTGAACCCGTTGGAGAATCCTAAACCCGCGTGGGCATTCAAGACAGAATACCTGTTTGATGGTGTTGTGCCGATTCTTTCCGATGGTGTCAGAAACAAAAAGAATCTTAATCCGATGGCGGGATTGGCGGCGCTAAAGCTGGTAGAGCTGGATGAAGACAATCCCGCATTCACGTTGATGCAGAGCCTGAAAAACTATTCGATTTATTGCCCCAACACGCCAACCTTGCGCGGCATGGTCAGTGACCAACAATCACGCGAACCCTTGGGTTTATCGGGTGGGCGTTTGGCAGAAGCCTTCTTTCAATTCAGAAAACAGGCGGATGATGTTGATTTTGATAGTGTGCTGGCCTTGATAGATTGGGTGGCTGATATTGATACATCGCCGATGGTGGGCGAATTGCTTTCCCCATCGGTTGCCCGCTCCAAGCAAGTGCTGAAATTCACTGACCGCTTTATGAAGCAAAACCGCAATACCCTGACGGCTTATGATGCCAGTGAAGGGGCTTTGTATATCCTGTTTTGCGCGATTCTTTGCCTTTCCCCCCATGCGCCGCGCTTGTTTGCTATCGACAATCTCGACCAAGCCTTGAACCCACGGCTGGTAACACGTTTGGTCAGTCATCTGGCGGGGTGGTTAGCCAAAACCGATGCAGAACGCCAATTGTTGTTTACTGCCCATAATCCGGCGGTGCTGGATGGGTTGGATTTGCAAGATGATGCGGTGCGTTTGTTTGCGGTTGACCGCAACAGCGATGGGCATACGCGGGTAACGCGCATCCAGCTAACCGATCAGTTGGCAACGCTGAATGCGGAATACCCGCTTTCCCGTTTGTGGCTGATGGGGCATTTGGGGGCTGTACCGAATGTCTGA